One genomic window of Paenisporosarcina antarctica includes the following:
- a CDS encoding MFS transporter: MSNLDIQSQTSRFAMNSRVFQIFMSGSLVTRVGDWMDLVALNWAVLQLTNSPLMLGVVNACRLLPTFLLSVPAGLLADRYDRRKLLIFIQIGMMFLTFCLGYLVDIGPTLFWAFILIVTLRSMLAAMDSPIRNALVPNLVSPNAMSSAIAINTLVINLSRIIGPALAGMLLAITDIANIFYINAWGTLGVLISLVMIRSHAVPKFTKKNREKTTFREAVDYVKNQPSVQSLLMFAIVPMIFGFPYTTMMPLFARDLLNLGPEGFGLLLSISSIGALAGGTWLSLGKEIKGAGKWLICSIMGFGLSLLFFIAAQNFLQAGLAMFLVGLTSQTYRTMSRITLQMHVPDQLRGRVLSIALMDRGFIPLGAILLGAIATWAGTSWAGIVMGGGCIAITSIILTVSRQIWNL; this comes from the coding sequence ATGTCAAACTTAGATATTCAATCTCAGACGTCACGTTTTGCCATGAATTCAAGAGTTTTTCAGATTTTCATGTCGGGCAGCTTGGTGACACGGGTAGGAGATTGGATGGATTTAGTCGCATTGAATTGGGCGGTGCTTCAATTAACAAATTCTCCGCTGATGTTAGGGGTGGTTAATGCTTGCCGTCTACTTCCTACTTTCCTACTTAGCGTACCAGCTGGGTTATTGGCTGATCGTTATGATCGACGAAAACTATTAATCTTCATTCAAATAGGAATGATGTTCTTGACGTTTTGCTTAGGATATCTTGTAGATATAGGTCCAACATTATTTTGGGCATTTATTCTAATTGTCACGCTGCGATCTATGCTTGCAGCTATGGATTCGCCCATCCGTAATGCTTTAGTGCCAAACCTTGTGTCGCCAAACGCTATGTCTAGTGCAATTGCTATTAATACGCTCGTCATCAATCTTTCTCGTATTATTGGACCGGCGCTTGCAGGAATGTTGCTTGCAATCACGGATATTGCCAATATATTTTATATTAATGCATGGGGGACGTTAGGTGTACTCATATCTTTAGTCATGATTCGTTCTCATGCTGTCCCAAAATTCACTAAAAAGAATAGAGAAAAAACAACGTTCAGAGAGGCTGTAGATTATGTGAAGAATCAGCCTTCCGTTCAATCATTGCTCATGTTTGCTATAGTACCCATGATTTTTGGTTTTCCTTACACAACAATGATGCCGTTATTCGCCCGGGACCTATTAAATCTTGGGCCAGAAGGTTTTGGACTGCTTTTGTCTATTTCTTCAATCGGTGCTTTGGCAGGGGGAACCTGGCTGTCTCTTGGCAAAGAAATTAAGGGTGCAGGCAAGTGGTTGATATGTTCTATTATGGGATTTGGTTTATCTTTGCTGTTCTTTATCGCTGCTCAAAACTTCTTACAAGCAGGACTCGCTATGTTTCTTGTCGGTTTAACAAGTCAAACGTACAGAACGATGAGCCGTATTACGCTTCAAATGCATGTTCCTGACCAACTTCGAGGCAGGGTTTTGAGTATCGCGTTAATGGATAGAGGGTTTATTCCGTTAGGAGCAATCCTTTTAGGCGCTATTGCCACATGGGCTGGGACTTCTTGGGCAGGTATTGTGATGGGGGGAGGCTGTATTGCGATTACATCAATTATATTAACGGTAAGTCGTCAAATATGGAATTTATAG
- a CDS encoding SHOCT domain-containing protein has translation MGYGMGYGMGMGGGVLMWIVLLVIIGFVVYYFAKNKNANGSNSSQQVLGPDAMEIAKIRLAKGEISSEEFEDIKKSIL, from the coding sequence ATGGGCTATGGTATGGGTTATGGAATGGGAATGGGAGGCGGAGTCTTAATGTGGATCGTATTATTGGTAATTATCGGTTTTGTAGTTTACTACTTCGCGAAAAACAAAAATGCCAATGGGTCAAATAGTTCTCAGCAAGTCCTGGGTCCAGACGCTATGGAAATTGCTAAAATCAGGCTTGCCAAAGGTGAAATATCGTCGGAAGAGTTTGAAGACATTAAAAAAAGTATTTTATAA
- a CDS encoding type III PLP-dependent enzyme, which translates to MEQKKPFCAYLYDLPKLRNHVHQLTTSLPSVSRLFYAIKANSDETLLRTLAPIVHGFEVASLGEIEKVRAVDKDIPILFGGPGKTQDEIEGAIDHKVTLINVESVHELQLVNYIASQKGTTVDILLRVNLRSSVPNARLKMAGVPTQFGIDEVNIPIAILLAKSLLNITLRGFHFHAMSNNLDSKGHAEFVDRCFELSKTWEENFDFDIFYLNVGGGIGINYQDIENQFNWMDFMDRLNRVLAKHKDANWEVLFECGRYITSSCGYYAAEVLDIKQNHGEYFCVVRGGSHHLRLPAAWKQSHPFTIIPIEKWPYPFIRPKINEAVVTVAGELCTPNDILARDINVPSLKAGDILLFSYVGAYGWAISHHDFLSHPHPDYYYIEADTISGSGSKMEASNKSDRTPAAGVP; encoded by the coding sequence ATGGAACAAAAGAAACCGTTTTGTGCCTATTTATATGACTTACCAAAGCTTCGCAACCATGTTCATCAGCTGACCACATCACTTCCTTCAGTAAGTCGTTTATTTTATGCGATAAAAGCTAACTCAGATGAGACACTTCTAAGAACATTAGCGCCAATCGTTCATGGATTTGAAGTGGCTTCACTAGGGGAAATAGAAAAAGTTCGAGCTGTAGACAAAGACATTCCTATTCTCTTCGGAGGGCCTGGGAAAACGCAGGATGAAATTGAAGGAGCTATTGATCACAAAGTGACGCTCATAAATGTCGAGAGTGTACATGAGTTACAACTGGTTAATTACATCGCCAGTCAAAAAGGGACCACTGTGGATATTTTGCTGCGCGTTAATTTACGTAGTTCAGTACCAAATGCTCGATTGAAGATGGCAGGCGTTCCGACACAATTTGGGATTGATGAAGTAAACATACCGATTGCGATTTTATTGGCTAAAAGTCTGTTGAATATTACCCTTCGAGGTTTTCATTTTCATGCGATGTCCAATAATCTTGATTCCAAAGGACATGCTGAATTTGTGGACCGTTGTTTTGAACTATCAAAAACATGGGAGGAAAACTTTGATTTTGATATTTTCTACTTAAACGTAGGGGGAGGCATCGGTATCAATTATCAAGATATAGAAAATCAGTTCAACTGGATGGACTTTATGGATCGTTTAAACAGAGTACTAGCAAAGCACAAAGATGCCAATTGGGAAGTGCTGTTTGAATGCGGTCGTTACATCACGTCTTCGTGCGGATACTATGCAGCGGAGGTATTAGATATCAAACAAAATCATGGCGAATACTTTTGCGTAGTACGGGGCGGAAGTCATCATCTCAGACTTCCCGCAGCCTGGAAACAGAGTCACCCATTTACGATCATACCAATAGAAAAATGGCCATACCCCTTTATCCGTCCCAAAATAAATGAAGCGGTCGTGACAGTGGCAGGAGAGTTGTGTACACCAAATGACATATTGGCTAGAGATATCAACGTACCAAGTCTAAAAGCGGGAGATATCCTGCTTTTTAGCTATGTAGGCGCATACGGCTGGGCTATTTCCCATCACGACTTTCTTAGTCATCCACATCCGGATTATTATTACATAGAAGCGGACACAATTAGCGGTTCTGGGTCGAAAATGGAAGCATCAAATAAATCGGATAGAACACCAGCGGCAGGAGTGCCCTAA
- a CDS encoding response regulator transcription factor produces the protein MKKILIVDDEFEMRQLLRLYLQQENYLLEEAEDGREAYDKMLKNDYDLMILDVMMPLMDGWQTLQQVRKISDIPIMMLTAKGSIQDKVQGLSTGADDYLVKPFEEAELMARVQALLRRTHHHDRDDEVLKYKGIILNLTSRDAIYQGEVLDLTQTEFDLLQTFIVHRGKVLSREQLVELIWGIEFMGEERTVDSHIKNLRDKLQEAKIEKSLVKTVWGIGYKVE, from the coding sequence ATGAAAAAAATATTGATTGTTGACGATGAATTTGAAATGAGACAACTGTTACGACTATATTTGCAACAAGAAAACTATCTTCTAGAAGAAGCAGAGGATGGAAGAGAAGCGTATGATAAAATGTTGAAAAATGACTATGATCTAATGATTCTTGACGTTATGATGCCATTGATGGATGGGTGGCAGACGTTACAGCAAGTAAGGAAAATCTCTGATATACCCATTATGATGCTAACGGCTAAAGGCTCGATTCAGGATAAGGTACAAGGCTTATCAACAGGTGCTGATGATTACTTAGTTAAGCCTTTTGAGGAAGCTGAGCTAATGGCAAGGGTGCAAGCTTTATTACGTAGAACTCATCACCATGACAGAGATGATGAAGTGTTAAAATACAAAGGCATTATCTTGAACCTAACTTCACGTGATGCCATCTATCAAGGAGAAGTTCTAGACCTAACCCAAACTGAATTTGATCTTCTGCAAACATTCATAGTGCACCGTGGTAAAGTACTTTCAAGAGAACAGCTTGTGGAGCTCATTTGGGGAATAGAATTTATGGGAGAAGAGCGGACGGTTGACTCCCATATTAAAAATCTTCGGGATAAATTACAAGAAGCTAAAATTGAAAAATCACTCGTCAAAACAGTATGGGGTATTGGATATAAAGTGGAATAA
- a CDS encoding alkaline phosphatase → MFNKKFKKKLIPLAVMTSVAFASLGGSISMAEAKEKKVNTPEIKNVIFLIGDGMGVSYTTAYRYLQDAPKTKFADRTELDKYLVGLQMTYPEDPLQNITDSASAATAMSAGIKTYNSAIAVDNDGSEVKTVLEAAKEQGKATGLVATSEITHATPASFGAHDESRQNMNAIADDYYDELINGKHKVDVLLGGGTDLFERKDRNLIEEFKKDGYSHITSKDELLKDTNKQVLGLFSDRGMPKMIDRSEETPSLGDMTTSAIDRLNQDKDGFFLMVEGSQIDWAGHDNDIVSAMSEMEDFDKAFKAAIEFAKKDKHTLVVATADHSTGGYSIGSDGIYNWFGEPIKAAKRTPDFMANEIVKGADVEETLEKYIDLDLTTEEIKSVKDVSTKKAVDIDNAIEKIFDSRSNTGWTTSGHTGEDVPVYAFGPGAERFAGQIDNTDNAKIIFDVLKKGKNKTRIDDK, encoded by the coding sequence ATGTTCAATAAGAAATTCAAAAAGAAACTTATCCCTTTAGCTGTGATGACGTCTGTTGCATTTGCTAGTTTAGGAGGATCTATCTCTATGGCTGAAGCAAAAGAAAAAAAGGTGAATACGCCAGAAATTAAAAACGTCATCTTCTTGATTGGTGATGGAATGGGAGTTTCATATACAACTGCCTATCGTTACCTACAAGACGCACCTAAAACGAAATTCGCAGATCGCACGGAGCTTGATAAATATCTTGTAGGTCTGCAAATGACGTATCCAGAAGATCCATTACAAAACATAACAGACTCTGCTTCGGCTGCAACCGCAATGTCTGCTGGAATTAAAACATACAATAGTGCAATCGCTGTGGATAATGATGGTTCAGAAGTGAAAACGGTATTGGAAGCTGCAAAAGAACAAGGAAAAGCAACTGGACTTGTTGCCACATCTGAAATTACTCATGCAACTCCAGCCTCATTTGGAGCACATGATGAAAGTCGACAAAACATGAATGCCATTGCGGATGATTATTATGATGAACTAATTAATGGTAAACATAAAGTGGATGTTCTTCTTGGTGGAGGGACTGATTTATTTGAGCGAAAAGATCGTAACCTTATTGAAGAATTCAAAAAGGATGGCTATAGCCATATAACAAGTAAAGACGAATTATTAAAGGATACAAATAAACAAGTTCTTGGCCTATTCTCTGACCGTGGAATGCCGAAAATGATTGACCGTTCAGAGGAAACACCTTCTTTAGGAGACATGACTACTTCGGCTATTGATCGTTTAAATCAAGACAAGGATGGTTTCTTCTTAATGGTTGAAGGAAGCCAAATTGACTGGGCTGGGCATGACAATGACATCGTTTCTGCGATGAGTGAAATGGAAGACTTTGATAAAGCATTTAAAGCAGCTATTGAATTTGCAAAAAAGGATAAGCATACATTAGTTGTCGCAACTGCTGATCACTCCACAGGTGGTTATTCTATCGGTTCAGATGGTATTTATAACTGGTTTGGTGAGCCCATTAAAGCAGCTAAACGCACACCTGATTTCATGGCAAATGAAATCGTGAAAGGTGCAGATGTAGAAGAAACACTTGAAAAATATATTGATCTTGATTTGACTACTGAGGAGATTAAATCTGTGAAGGATGTATCTACGAAGAAAGCAGTAGATATTGATAATGCGATAGAAAAAATATTTGATAGCCGATCAAACACAGGATGGACTACTAGTGGTCATACTGGCGAGGACGTTCCTGTATATGCCTTCGGACCTGGTGCGGAGCGTTTTGCAGGACAAATTGACAATACAGACAACGCGAAAATTATTTTTGATGTCTTGAAAAAAGGGAAAAATAAAACACGTATTGATGATAAATAA
- a CDS encoding sensor histidine kinase, producing MKNNVGITLKIGLLFSTIFIGLFLILASILYGVFTNLFVDYIKQDLQVRGNNHARIVAESPNKETIGHVIEMEKGASTSVLITDIEQKVLASSETPDQDMDNHLVDKGSKETARVLESDWRQHKYIITISPMKNNTGYVYMYYPSKILREIIYIMNVLFIVSGLGILLLAFGLIGFISQRLTKPLVIMKEATNKIALGKYKQVISVKGTDEIAQLGNSIQILGEQLQYFENSRNEFLADVSHELRTPLTYIKGYSDILAKGKVSNKVDQENYLNIINKEASRLTFLVNDLFEMSKIEVGKFELNKEITMINELIEKVVSNLIPAARKKGLDIKADYQADLPEISVDLERMEQVFYNLIENAIKYTINGQITIRSYLKSDFVIIEIQDSGIGIPSEELPKIWERFYRVDQSRTRKTGGTGLGLYVVKQIIESHHGNIIGSSTENEGSTFTIFLKL from the coding sequence ATGAAAAATAATGTAGGCATCACGTTAAAAATCGGTCTATTGTTTAGCACAATCTTTATCGGGTTGTTTTTGATTCTGGCTTCCATACTGTACGGTGTATTTACGAATTTATTTGTTGACTACATTAAGCAGGATTTGCAAGTTAGAGGGAATAATCATGCTAGAATCGTAGCCGAAAGCCCGAACAAGGAAACTATTGGACATGTAATCGAGATGGAAAAAGGTGCTTCGACGAGTGTACTAATAACAGATATTGAACAGAAAGTGCTCGCATCATCGGAAACTCCTGACCAAGATATGGACAATCATTTGGTGGACAAAGGAAGTAAAGAAACTGCCCGTGTTTTAGAAAGCGATTGGAGACAACACAAGTATATTATTACGATATCCCCCATGAAAAATAACACTGGCTATGTGTATATGTACTACCCATCTAAAATCTTAAGAGAAATTATTTATATCATGAATGTTTTATTTATTGTCTCAGGTTTAGGTATCTTGTTACTGGCTTTTGGACTTATTGGGTTTATTTCACAGAGATTGACGAAACCTCTTGTTATCATGAAAGAGGCAACAAATAAAATAGCATTAGGAAAGTACAAGCAAGTTATTTCAGTTAAAGGAACTGATGAAATCGCACAACTTGGTAATTCGATACAAATACTTGGGGAACAATTACAGTATTTTGAAAACAGTAGAAATGAATTCTTAGCAGATGTTTCTCATGAGCTCCGCACGCCATTAACGTATATTAAGGGATACAGCGATATTCTTGCAAAGGGTAAAGTTTCCAATAAAGTGGATCAAGAGAATTACTTGAACATAATTAATAAAGAAGCTAGTCGGCTTACTTTTCTAGTGAATGATCTTTTTGAAATGAGCAAGATTGAGGTAGGGAAATTTGAATTAAATAAAGAAATAACCATGATTAATGAACTTATTGAAAAAGTGGTTTCAAACCTAATACCTGCAGCGAGAAAAAAGGGGTTAGATATTAAAGCTGACTACCAGGCTGATTTACCTGAGATTTCTGTGGACTTAGAAAGAATGGAGCAAGTCTTTTATAATCTTATTGAAAATGCGATTAAATATACCATTAATGGTCAGATTACAATACGCTCTTATTTAAAAAGTGATTTTGTTATCATTGAAATTCAAGACTCTGGTATCGGAATTCCTTCAGAAGAGTTACCGAAGATTTGGGAACGATTCTATCGTGTAGACCAATCAAGGACACGAAAAACAGGAGGAACTGGACTGGGCTTATATGTGGTCAAACAAATTATTGAATCACATCATGGTAATATAATTGGCAGCAGTACGGAGAATGAAGGGTCGACATTTACTATTTTTCTTAAATTATAA
- a CDS encoding DUF2179 domain-containing protein: MKDILFILVLQLIYVPTFTLRTIMLVKGRSAAASLLGFAEALIYVFGLSIVFSGDQSFMTMFVYALGFGVGILIGTKIEHELAIGYTTLQVILTNNNETLIEQLRSEGYGVTTFVGQGRDEARYKLEILTKRNQEEGLYEVIQDYEPNAFIIAYEPKTFKGGFWVKSMKKRKKKKKIQEPINKDLML, encoded by the coding sequence ATGAAAGATATTTTATTTATATTAGTATTACAATTGATTTATGTTCCAACTTTCACACTGAGAACAATCATGCTGGTAAAGGGAAGGTCCGCAGCTGCTTCACTCTTAGGTTTTGCAGAAGCATTGATTTATGTGTTTGGTTTGTCAATAGTGTTCAGTGGAGATCAGAGCTTTATGACAATGTTTGTGTATGCTCTAGGTTTTGGAGTAGGGATATTAATTGGTACAAAAATCGAACATGAACTTGCGATAGGGTACACTACACTACAAGTAATTCTTACCAATAACAATGAAACACTTATAGAACAACTTCGCAGCGAAGGATATGGGGTTACTACATTTGTTGGTCAAGGTAGAGATGAAGCACGCTATAAACTGGAGATATTAACAAAGCGTAATCAAGAAGAGGGTTTGTATGAAGTAATACAAGATTATGAACCAAATGCTTTCATTATTGCGTATGAGCCAAAAACATTCAAAGGCGGTTTCTGGGTAAAATCAATGAAAAAACGAAAAAAGAAAAAGAAGATACAGGAACCCATTAACAAAGATTTAATGCTTTAA